From a region of the Tiliqua scincoides isolate rTilSci1 chromosome 4, rTilSci1.hap2, whole genome shotgun sequence genome:
- the CCDC17 gene encoding coiled-coil domain-containing protein 17, whose translation MTDLVVFHCPTCKMGFRSRRLLEKHVEKFCIGRETTAADVRHHNRQAPGQGKEPKRTETPDSTYHQLQEKRAKRHHLRHWQDGVHEQQAHPLRSLDHTGSISDSQVLKKLTEEFHKLRMSLEDTLPTFRTSQVEDDNSHRIVHQQEYWQRQQQMVEAHERQLADIQARNQYLEQQKNEIHRHLSELKRGNSATSHIEQLLIDLNGQERKNQLALDALKEQVELLQAATERSKPEPPVNMKTDSVGNKTEEKVSFKSMPFPAAVGPLSSEIQALYLAYLSGGGSDHSIINQMYELQVEATALEAVGARPEYKGKKKKHKGSPSTHKQGLDAELLTLEMENQRLEDEIFKLKILRDRRKMEDGSLDKELAELQRVHMTEMAQLHAEIRKLRYNTERMNPQQPRRGASPIMPPPIAPPLPPPPPHLLGLPDPTFPASNMEPLGPPATTVSQYFLDPADALGPAPYDPASGFVIFYDFLLGLDLTFYQIRLVSGLYRNGQELGKPTALPIVSSDMGQSPQYVMDGRKGCCAILAARQPVPRVLPSTSISLVTELQASGGFDAYGLEIQNLVPRGWTKINIFDHLHQVMSGRWKVPVRVLPMKPGLTAEQLNGVPQAGKAELYLRLVNARDADMQSMAEIHPGNAPLYKYAPTVSSCTAPPADFPPSQRPFHPAPTSPPFSVPPRTGFVDPPPVQEQPLQLTNAR comes from the exons ATGACAGATCTGGTGGTTTTCCATTGTCCCACCTGCAAGATGGGGTTCCGCTCCAGGCGGCTGCTAGAGAAACATGTGGAAAAATTCTGCATCGGAAGAGAAACAACTGCAGCTGATGTCAGACACCACAATAGACAAGCACCGGGTCAGGGGAAGGAGCCTAAGAGAACAGAGACACCGGACAGTACG TATCATCAACTACAAGAAAAAAGAGCAAAGAGACATCACTTAAGACACTGGCAAGATGGAGTACACGAGCAACAAGCCCACCCCCTCAGAAGCTTGGACCATACAGGAAGTATTTCAGACAGCCAGGTCCTGAAGAAACTAACAGAAGAG TTCCACAAACTCAGGATGTCTCTGGAGGACACACTTCCAACATTCAGGACCTCTCAGGTAGAG GATGACAACAGCCACAGAATTGTCCACCAGCAGGAATActggcagcgccagcagcaaaTGGTGGAGGCACATGAGCGCCAATTGGCTGATATCCAGGCCAGGAACCAGTATCTGGAACAGCAAAAGAATG AAATCCACAGGCATCTGTCAGAGTTAAAACGGGGCAATTCTGCTACATCTCACATTGAGCAGCTACTTATAGACCTGAATGGCCAAGAGAGAAAGAACCAACTAGCTTTGGATGCCTTGAAGGAGCAAGTGGAACTTCTACAGGCAGCCACAGAAAG AAGCAAACCAGAACCTCCTGTCAACATGAAAACAGACAGTGTTGGGAATAAGACGGAAGAGAAGGTCTCTTTCAAATCTATGCCATTTCCTGCAGCCGTTGGACCCCTTTCTTCAGAGATACA GGCTCTATATCTGGCTTATCTGAGTGGTGGCGGCAGTGACCACAGCATCATCAATCAGATGTATGAGCTGCAGGTGGAGGCCACAGCACTGGAAGCAGTTGGAGCAAGGCCTGAATACAAGGGCAAAAAAAAGA AACACAAAGGTAGCCCCAGCACGCATAAACAGGGTTTGGATGCTGAACTCTTGACTCTTGAGATGGAAAATCAGCGACTAGAAGATGAGATATTCAAGTTGAAGATCCTGAGGGACAGAAGAAAAATGGAGGATG GGTCTTTGGACAAGGAGCTGGCTGAGCTACAGAGAGTTCATATGACCGAGATGGCCCAGCTGCATGCTGAGATTAGGAAACTGAGGTACAACACTGAGAGGATGAATCCTCAACAACCCAGGAGGGGTGCATCACCCATTATGCCACCACCTATAGctccacctctcccacctccccctccccatctccttggGCTTCCTGATCCCACCTTTCCAGCTAGCAACATG GAACCCTTGGGACCACCTGCCACAACTGTAAGCCAGTACTTCCTTGATCCTGCTGATGCCCTGGGACCAGCTCCATATGATCCAGC GTCTGGTTTTGTGATATTCTACGATTTCCTTTTGGGCCTGGATCTAACATTCTATCAGATACGCCTAGTTTCTGGCCTGTATCGTAATGGACAAGAGTTGGGCAAGCCCACCGCACTTCCTATTGTCTCTTCTGATATGGGCCAGTCCCCACAGTATGTGATGGATGGACGAAAAGGTTGTTGTGCCATCTTAGCAGCCAGGCAGCCGGTCCCAAG AGTCCTCCCTTCAACCTCCATCAGCCTGGTCACTGAACTTCAAGCTTCTGGAGGCTTTGATGCTTATGGACTGGAAATTCAGAACTTGGTCCCTAGGGGCTGGACCAAGATCAACATCTTTGATCATCTGCATCAAGTGATGAGTGGGCGCTGGAAAGTCCCTGTCCGGGTGCTTCCTATGAAGCCAGGACTTACTGCAGAACAGTTGAATGGTGTACCCCAG GCTGGCAAAGCAGAGCTTTACTTGCGATTGGTGAATGCAAGAGATGCTGACATGCAGTCAATGGCTGAGATCCATCCTGGCAATGCCCCACTGTACAAATATGCTCCCACA GTATCCAGTTGCACAGCACCCCCTGCAGACTTTCCTCCATCCCAGCGCcctttccaccctgcccccaccagtcCACCCTTTTCTGTCCCTCCTCGCACTGGCTTTGTTGATCCCCCTCCTGTTCAGGAGCAGCCTCTCCAACTAACTAATGCAAGGTGA